The Primulina huaijiensis isolate GDHJ02 chromosome 10, ASM1229523v2, whole genome shotgun sequence region AAGGGTACCAAGCTGCCCATATAAAAtcaatagttttttaaaaaccttatatttCTATAAATTACGAGGATACATACTACATTAATATGTATCTAACTTTCAGAAGATTTATGCctgtaatttaaaaatataaggcGACTACACTACCggcgtttttttttaaaatttttattttttatgaactagtaatcatattatattttattttgttgttttggGTGCATTCAGCTGCAAGAAATATATGCTGGACAACACTTTCAGCAATCTTGGGTGGAAGGAGAACAAAGCAATGCATATACACATCATCACAATGTTCATTTCCAaggcttctttgaacctcttcaatgCAATTCTGATCTGCAAATTGGGTATTTTTTtcctacttaaattaaatttaattaagcaaagttcttttgaagttcatttttctttatttgacttatttttttaatattcccCCCTTTGAAATAGATATAATGATCAGGCGAATTCGAGTCAGATGAATGCTTCGATGAATCACGTCCAAAACGACAACAGTTTGGTTCCGGGATGGATGCTTTGATCATGTGATGAATTTTCATTTGATTATtagatatatatttatgtgtATTTTTCTGggattgattttgatgttattgATCTTGTTTGATTGCAGAGGCAATGATAATAAATGAATTGTGTAAAACATGTTttgtattttaagttatttataAAAGGTAATTGGCCACCTTGAAGTTGTCAGATTCTTGCTGGTAAGGTTTGATTCTAATATTATTGTACAAATGGCTGTATTAAAAATGTTCTTAAATCTATGGATTCATTGTTTTTTTGGGTTTAAAAATGTTCACATTGAGCTCCTCTGAGAGAATAAAAATATCCTAGCTCGTGGATAAAAATGTCAAGAAAACAGGTCACTGAGACATTATTAATTTGCGGTCAAACAAAGTTTTACATTCTAAGATACGTTTTAATATGCCCCCATGTCTGAAAAATGGTTTTAAACGTGGACTATTGTACTATTCAGAATTTACAGAAATATTAATATCACAACTCTTTCCAATTCACACATCACAGATGAACATAACTTATTCCTTTACCGTTTACACCAATATCAATGGCTTTGCATGAAGAAATTCAGTGCTACAAGTGGTTGAAACAATATCCAATGGCCCTTAGATTGAAAGGGTAAATTTATCGTCGTCGTCGTCATTGGCGCAATCTCCACCCTTGAGAAAATGCTCCCTGCCCAAAAAATGTTTGAATGAGTTTTCTTCTCAATGAAATAGTAGCTGTGCAACGCTAGGCGAAATTCAGAGGGACGAGATAGGACAAAGAGGGCTGAGATGAGACAGCATGGATTTCAGACGGCTAAACTTGTAGTTTTAGAATTTTTGtatataaaattatcaaaattcttTGAGGAATCTTCCACAAAGACGCACCAAAGCATCTGATCCGGTTCTTGATGCAGCATCCTCAATGGCAGATGCATTTGACAGAGTCACACTATCTGCGAGCCTGAACTCGCACAATTCCTTCAATGAACATGCATCAGTCAGCACGGCTGAATGGCCACCTCCTGCAGCCAACTTCCGAACTTCTCCCTCACACCTACATAGAAAGAAGATcccatttaaaaattcaatcatTATCAAAACAAAATTACAAGCATCAGTTTTATAGGTTGCATACCAATCAACTGGAGAAGGATACCAAGCGTACGTAGAATTCTCATTAGCAGCCTGGCCGTAGCTGTTGTAGCCCCACCCATGAATTCTTCCATCCTTGGTACAAATGAGAGTGTGAGAGTGTCCACAAGCGACCAGCTGCACGTTTGTTGagattgttggatctcggttttctacgcgtccaaacgcagcggaagttttaaaatttttattttattttgacaatcaaaatatatttgattgggcgttcgtatggttttcaaaatcaaaacattcataggatgttaaagaattatacctttagtgaaatttttcacttggctccaactacaccggtattagcggacgtagctcttgttgtaaatccctatgaacgttcttcgatctccgaatcaggtccacgaccggattatttgttcctcttttaatttgcactagaaaattagaagatatttttgcgtagagataaaACACGAAAAATATTCAACTCAATACTAtaagccaaatttttttttttcctttcgaAAAAGATTTTGAGAGCAAGcctatttttcttgaaaagccGAAAGCATATATTGTGAGGAACCAAAACTTTCGGATGCCTCTGCTTGCAAAATAAGAATCaaattcttatatttatttctaatcTCTTATTTTCTTAATTAGTCTCACTAATCAAGTTAATTAAGGATTCTAAATGCATATCTTATCATTGCAAATATCGGTTGATGGAATGTTGGAGATTTTTCCATTTTCTAGAGATAAGGTCCTTATATTTATCTAAACCAatgcaataaatattttattatttcaaccAATGGTCATTTCCTTAATTAAtcacattaattaagtaattagaTTTCAATAAATCTTTGACTCTCAAAATTAGCACACTCATAATCAtccaatattattttctttgtgtgcaagtttttaaattatggtatcatgaatattttcatattgcataaatcaataccatattttataaaaacttaatgggctatattttaactcaattaaaatataattcaattattaaagctcatttgaactttaataaattagcatgatgggcttatactcttaTAAGCCCATGATCCACGCTCCCATtatattaatctcatcataatcccgatcgacgatccaatatcatcgatgtgacaatttccaacttgtttgttattatgatgcacattttaatttcgagatcaccaatgtctaaataaggcggGTGCATTCCTCTTGACTGTCttaacagtcatgctctcaaaatttctataagcttttataaactttatttataagcttatcgattgatcatatcaaacttatttcttataaattcaacttattgaatttttatctcaacgttttctataaattcaactccttgaatttattatctcaacgggaacaaaataatccagtacttgtgtgaccctcaatggttcagggatacagctagccgtgggttcacaactctttgtgattcaggacaatttcctttattcgggcttaccctagttagccccattNttaactcaattaaaatataattcaattattaaagctcatttgaactttaataaattagcatgatgaGCTTATACTCTTATAAGCCCATGATCCATGCTCCCATtatattaatctcatcataatcccgatcgacgatccaatatcatcgatgtgacaatttccaacttgtttgttattatgatgcacattttaatttcgagatcaccaatgtctaaataaggcggGTACATTCCTCTTGACTGTCTTAACAGTCAtactctcaaaatttctataagcttttataaactttatttataagcttatcgattgatcatatcaaacttatttcttataaattcaacttattgaattttatctcaacgtttttctataaattcaactccttgaatttattatctcaacgggaacaaaataatccagtacttgtgtgaccctcaatggttcagggatacagctagccgtgggttcacaactctttgtgattcaggacaatttcctttattcgggcttaccctagttagccccattcttttcatcaacaccttgatcaagaatgtcagaactcatttctgattgcacccatcggatcatggtaagagcgtctagtagcatcgccccatgatcccctaggtatcactgatagtgcctgcaagaaccagtcgattatgattagcgtacagtacggtcccttcatctcatatatcccgatcgaatctgcaaccattggttcatcgagggttgcatatcaattcgataactatgtgacacatataatagtggcatcgcatgtactattggagaactccttctccaacgtacatctcatactctggccagagattccacgcactattatttcatcagatcacataggatatccacacccgtaggtgagcggtgaatccccgactacaatgcactggctcctatatgtgtcgcaactgtacccaatctcgccacctgatgactctcctggagccggtaaacgagtcaaagcacagccctagcatatagagcctcagtgttgtcccgggtcgtaaggactaatggtgtacaatcataaccacggacttatcctctcgatgaatgataaccacttggaaagtccgatggagggttgttcggtataatcatcatatgactacccatctgcatgtttggacatctctatacccttaccaagaaacgcggtacacaatatcacagatgctagtctcgagctcaagcgacctttatccatgttttaggcggctgaatcgactaagaacgaatttagattatacagtgtttacaaatgagtttcaacatcgaattacgattcatttgtattaaagtataatcaaggactttatctatgctgattgcacgggtatacagataaagtaaactgaaaccattaaaaagtaaattatattaaaataaagattgtttattacactcgagtcaataaattccccagccaacCGTTGGcatgcagggcatctactctaacagggATCACCACAACGGGTATATTGTGAAGCATAGTTTCAGATTCATTTAGAGAGCAGGGAAAGAAACCAGTCACGGGCCAAGGCCTAACTGCCCTGCAACCCATCCGCTCCAAGCGTACAGAGCTCCTGTCTCCGTCAAAGCACATGTGTGGACACCTCCACATGAAACATCCATAACACCCAGTCTAGAGCAACTACACGTCTAGTTAATAGCTCTTTATCACCCGACCGAAGTGAACAATGCCCAAGTTGACCCATGCTCCCAAGTCCCCAAGTATAGCTATGAAAAATAAATGAGATCAATAATTTGAAGAAGAAACAAAGTGTAAGTGTTCACAAAACATTCCAAAAAAGTTAAAGCAGATCAAACAAGGAAACCTCGATGTATGAAGTTCTAATCCCCAAGATTTCTAATTACTCGTTCTATATGGGCTAATTTCAACTCTCATCTCAACACAAGAATTTTTTTACATCACAACGGTCCTCTGAACCTCTGGAGCACTTACACCTCTCTTTTTTCCGACATGGCTGCAGTGTGATATTCTCCACAAGAAACATGGATGATATTCAAAAGCTCGGGGGCTTCGTCAAGGAACCTAGCATAACCATTAATTACACGAGCCCCCTGAAAGCCTTCACAAGTAATACCTCTGCTAATCTGGACATACTCATTATGACCTGATTTGACAGACGAGTGACaagattttattaataaaatgaaaACCCAAATTTGAAAAGTTTCGACTTCACAGTTCCAATGTGGCCACGATATAGAAACTAATATCAACCAACATAGGATATGTAATACGCAGAGTGCAAAATGAGTAAACATTATAGATAAACTTAGCGTCAGAAagaacaggtacaaacaaaatgTGTGCATTAGGATAATGCCAAACAAGTATAGCATGTTAGATTAAGTACATATTATAGAGACATTACCCCATGCTTGTAACAAGCCATCTTCAGATAAAACAACCACTTGAGCAGCTCCACAAGAAACTTGGTGAACAACCTGGAATGAGTACCGTTCAAGCAGGAACATCGAAGAATGCCAAAGGCACTGTGTAACATTGTTGGTctcacttgcggtaatttgagataataaaacccgaaaataaagaataaactggacaccgagatttacgtggaaaacccctaaaaattattagggtaaaaaccacgggcaagatgaaaagaatttccactataatattttgtggtgtacaactcactcactgtgttttcaaataGAACACACACtatcttaatacaggagaacaaacacctcacaaatattatagaactaagcactcaaatgcttataagatgagagaaaactcgaagaagggataatttcagaatgaaggaatgtagctctatttatagaacttTCTGTCAGTGCGaaaacgcgttaaaaacgcgttccGTCTGAACGCATCCTaccgcgtataaaacgcgttccttacatttctcccacttggagatttgattgagaatcaagcacatctccacacatcttttcaattttgccattccctgctgcttacgtttccgctagaccacttgaggatctacaccactcaaacttatcagtgttcactggcttggtcagaaaatcagatatgttatcctttgtatgaatcttctgcatatccacgcttccttcctctactacttcccgcacaaaatgaaattgtactccaatgtgtttagtcctgaaatgaaaggctggattccttgcgatgtgcaatgcactctgactgtcacaaaacaaaagaacattatcttgtttgtgcccgatctcctccaataaccttttaatctatattgcttctttgcaagcttgagtagctgccatatattctgtctccgttgtagataacgtcacaactgtctgcagttttgaaacccagcttactgctcctcctgcaagtgtaaacacataaccagtagtagatttcctcttatcaggatcacctgcataatctgaatcgacatagcccctgagtgtaaaatctgatcctccataacataatgcagcattcgagatacccttaatgtatctaaggatcctcttaacagtgctccaatgctcttgtCCAGGATTCgtcatataccgactaactgctcccactgcttgagcaatgtccggtcttgtacagatcagagcgaacatcaaacttcccactactgatgcatatggtactcgaaacatctccatcctctctacttcactgctaggacacatctcggaggataacttgaagttaacaggaagaggggttgaaattggcttactatcttgcatgttgaagcgttgcaagattttcttcaaataatttttctgggaaatcCAAATCTTtatgttacttctgtctcggtgaacttgcatccctagaatcttgtttgctggtcccaagtccttcatatcaaattccctagccaactgtgccttcaatccttggacatgatctttgttggggcctgctaccaacatgtcgtccacatacaacagcaaaatgatataattatcaccagacctcttgaaatacgtacaagggtctgcactcagtctgttgtatccaaggcttatgatataggaatcaaatctcttgtaccaacacctcggcgtctgtttgagaccgtacagagatttgttcaacctgctaACTAAGTTCTCTTTgtctttttccgcaaaaccttctggctggagcatatagatttcttcttcaagatctccatgaataAACGCCCTTTttacatctagctgttctagatgtaggtcgaACACtgcacacaatgccaacactactctgactgttgtaagccgaaccacatgagaaaatatctcattgaaatcaatgtcttctttctgagcatacccttttatcaccaatctagcacgataccgttccatttggttattgccatcacgcttgatcttatagacccatctatTTTCAATgactttccttcctcgtggtagtgtaacaagatcccaaattttattcttgtttaatgcctccaactcttcttgcattgctatcatctacaaggatacatccgagctttgagtagcctcgtggaaactcgatggctcaccatcctctgataatagacaatatgcaatattgctttcagtgacataatctgaaagccaacctggtggtcttctgtctcgagttgactgcctcacattggaaacttcagactcaacttgttcttgttcttcgtgctctggtactgtttcacaagaaacttgaccttcgtccgtcttattttccacctgaaatatagtagtttctaaATTCTGTATGcttttgtctccctttactttatctttctcgaagataacatctctgctgatgacaagcttgtgaacagtaggatcccacaagcgaaacccctttactccatcagcataacccaagaagatacattttttggatttcaaatccagcttcgatctttcttgctcattgtacagaacgtacacaggacttccaaatgtatgcaaatgagaataatctgtcggcttcccagtccacaactccatcggagtcttcagatcaatcgccactgaaggagaacgattgataatataacaagcggttttgactgcttctgcccaaaatgacttttctagacccgcagtcctcaacatagctcttgttttgtccaacaaggttctgttcatccgctccgccactccattctgttgaggtgtgtaagctgttgtgaactgtcttttgatgtcttcatgttgacaatatgcatcaaactcgtcactggtatattctcctccattgtcagtcctcagacacttgattttcttctcagaatcaagttcaacccgcgctttgaaatctttgaagatctggaaacatttgatttcttcttgattggatacacccaacatctcctagagaaatcatcaatgaacgagacaaagtatctcgctcctcctagggatacaactggtgcttgccaaacatccgaatgaatcagctccaatatgcttttgctcttGACaatagaagtgccaaactttaatatgtgttgtttactggtaacacagtgctcacaaaagggtagtgacacttttgtaagtcccggcagcagcttccgttctgagagaattttcaactcccgttctgacatatgcccgagctttctatgccataacactgttaattcttctcctgaaccaattgatgcaacagctagttctgcctctttgtgtgtttctcccaaaagtacatacaaatTTGCAGCAatcttttccgccttcataaccacaagcgcgcctttcacaattttcatgatcccgttctcgatccgagttttgcacccgatatcatccaattgccccaaggacaaaagatttttcgtcagtcctttcacatgtcgtacctcctgtatcgTGCGAATGAtgtcatcaaacattttaattttgatagtaccgaccccagcgatttccaaagcatgatcatttcccatgaatacagatcctcctgagactggttcataatggtcaaaccattctctccgagacgttaTGTgtcacgtcgctcctgaatccataatccatgtgtcacaaaatttgtgtctgccttctgcaactgttgctgtttcgctgaataatatttcaccactgcctgaagtactggccacatttccttgagaactcttctcgatactcgtacactctttcttgaagtgccctttaccgccacatttaaagcagtaaatatttttcttcttacttctcgactttgatctacctcgtctttggcgcccactggagtcacggtccataaatcttcctcttatcatcggtaaagcctccgcctgcttcgatgttaccaacctatcttccttattcttgcacCGACTTTCTTCACCGAGAAttgcagttaagacatcgtcgaatcttagaaagcccataagaatattgttggttatgtccggtagactttgaagtagaagctccacaagttcattttcccctattttatgccacatggaagtgagttgggaaaatagagtatttaatgtgttgatatggtcggtcatcgatgaggattctaccattcgaagagtataaagccttctctttaggaaaatcatgttgtgttgCGACTTGACCAcatacatctttgtcagagtatcccagataactttggctgtttttatctcagagatacttgacaaaacttcgtctgctatagcctagtgtaaattggcaacagcgttgtcattcatctcattccactttccatcatccgtaatttcCACcagtctatctccaatagccgccaagcaattctcctttcttaaaactgcttgaatctttattttccacaacataaaattgcttccattgaactttgctatctcgtaccttcccgccattatgtctacaacaattttagtagactggacaaaataatctcaccttaaataaaaaatctcaaaaaatcttttctgatgtggaagatcagtctaggctgcaaccacagagcatactcagaatttttaagaaattttaaaccaaggctctgataccacttgttggtcccacttgcggtaatttgagataataaaactcgaaaataaagaataaactggacaccgagatttacgtggaaaacccctaaaaattattatggtaaaaactacgggcaagatgaaaagaatttccactataatattttgtggtgtacaactcactcactgtgtttccaaagagaacacacactctcttaatacaggagaacaaacacctcacaaatattatagaactaagcactcaaacgcttataagatgagagaaaactcgaagaaggaatgatttcagaatgaaggaatGTAACTCTATTTATAGAACTTCCTGTCAGTGTGAAAACGCGTTCCGTCTGAACGCATCCTaccgcgtataaaacgcgttcCTTTCTATTTGAGTCAAAAATGCCAACCTTTATTGACTCGTCCATTTAATGCTCATATTGCCTACAAACATTTGAAACAAAGGCCATTGCGAGCAAGCGAAGTGACAAACCAGTGACAGCAATGGTGAAAACAATCCAAAAACCAACAGCATATTTTATTAGCAAATTGAAGCTCGAGGATTTTGATAATAAGATACTAGAATAAGCACTCAAAGAAAATTTACAAGAAAACATCCAAATACAGGAAGACACGAAATCTTCGAACTTATTTGTGAGCTATTCGAATCATTGTTCGGATAGTAAGCTTCGAGAATGAAGTTCAAAAGCTCGAGACATCCGAAAAGTTCGAATTCGATAAATTCGAATACAAATCAAACATAGATAGAGCCGACTCGAAAAATTCGCGGAACGGCTCCATTCGTTtacaaatcaattaaaattgacatttaatAGATTGCGGACAGTTCAGGCAGCTAAGGGATTCGCAAACCGTTTCTTTCTCCGAACTCTTCGGAACCCAGCACATCGTTTTTCTCCTAATCTACCTCTATCCAATTCCTCGCAAAGTAAAAGCCAaaagccaaaattttattttctcaaattgCTCACAATTAATCATCTCAGTCCAAACTTCCCCTTATTTTTTTCAAGACACGAGATGGGACATGTGCATGTCCGAAACTGATGGTGTCATTACCCAATTTTGGGTTAAACTTTCTTCCACATGAAATTTCTCTCTTTAAACTTAGGGTGAGTATTTTGTCCGGTCGGTTCGTCTGTCTACTGACTGAATTGAATTTCTTAAAATCGAAccgatcgattttttttttataaaaccaaaacCGAACTGATGAGTCACGACCcacaacaaaatatattttggatATTACCATTATCAGTTAAGcctaaataaatttaatattattatcgactaaaattaaaaaaaaaaaaaaaaaagaacctatatttttaaaaaaattttaaccaaaTTAACCGAGTAAACAGATTtaattcgaatttttttttaagatgcATATTTTGAGATGATGGCTGTTAAACTTTCATTTTCAAGTTTCCACAAAAGATTGGCTCTTCCCTCCTAAATTATGTTATCAATCTCTCAGAAGTAATAAATCAATCTATTAAACATCACTTAAATTATAAACGAATcgattgtaaatttttttaaaaagaagagAGAATTCATCGAGCTTGAATCAACCGTCTTGCTTCGTATAACGGCAACACTTCACTCTTGTTTAACTAGCAAGCGGTGTTTTACAATGACTTTACACTTCCGGTCTCCTTCAAAGCGCTCTTCTTTCTCCGGTGGCGGCTGTACTCATGCGCGACCGGAGCTTCTTTGAAAAATCAAGTTGTTTCATCGAATGCCATCACCTGTAaaccaattatatatttatcagaCTCTGAGACCGAAACATATATCCGTCTATTTGTACAGCAAATCAATGTTTCATTGAAACTTCAGCGCTTCTAAGATGGATGCAATTTTAGATTGGGATTTCATTGAACCGGCCACAATTTTTTCGGCATGGTTTCAGTTGAAAAAAGCTTGTTTCTCCCATAACTCCTTATAATGTATTTgctacttgattttttttttgaagtttcagATGTTGGCACCTGGCTTACGGTGTACACGTTAAAGATTGTCCTCTCATACAACAGACTCAGACAAGCCGAGCCCCCGAAATACTCGAGTCCACCAAAAGTCAAGCAGTAGTTACATATCACACGGATTTATGTGGCATCATTATCGAGACTACTGTGAGGTCACAGTTTACCAGTCCTAGCGGCCTTTCACCACCTTACTTCTCCATTGAACCATTCAACTTTCCATCAACACTCAATTATCTAGTTTGTAGTTCTGTTGCATACCTTCCTATCCCTCTTGTTGTTTGAGGGCATACAGAATAAGGTGGTACATAAAAGCTTACAAGAATAATAAACATGCACAGTGCCAAAGAATTCCGCACGGAAAATAAGTTTGATCAACAAGCCTACAAGTACTCCAAATGAAAAGCAATAAATAATGGGGACAGAGCATGAAGAATGAAGAGCAAAGGCCTTCGCATAACTATCAGCCTATGCACAATTAACGAGACTAACCATGGGCTTTAGAAAAAAATTAGTCTTAGCCAGTGCAAAAAGGATGACAAAAGATTACAACATATACAAGCACGAGGAGTTTTAATAAGTTTGAGATAACAGAAAAAAATAAAGGGGAGAAAGTACAATTAAACGCTTGCAAGCAAATAAATGCGACTGTAAATTATAACCAGACAGCAAAACACCAGGAAGGATCAGTCTGTACCTTGCAACAAACCGGACAGGTATTACTTCTTTCCATCCACTCATATATACAACCAAGATGGAAATGGTGAGAACATTTTGTCAGTATCTTGGGATTTTCAGCGGTATATTCTGCAGAAGAGGATGCAACAGTCTTACAGTTTCATAACAAACGAGTTCTATTTATTGCTTAGAGATAAACTCAAACCACAACTAATAAAATGTAAGCGTTACAAAATAATTCAAGCTTTATTGAGAGTTTTGTTCCTATTATGTTGCTATTTCCTAAGCATGCAACTACCGCTGATAGTACTTTTAGCCACACAATCAATTCACGGTAAattttgattatgaatatgtaaAGATGTTTACTTGGCATATCTAACTAAATAAATTTTGCAAGAAgaacataatattattatagCAGCTACTATTCGGTACCTTCAAGGCATGTTGGACAAACATCTTCATCCTCCGAAGATGGGTAAATATGGGCAAAACCTGTCATGGTTTTAACTGTTGAGAGCTTTATTGGAGATTTCGAATGGTATTCTTTCGATCCTTCATCACACGTAAAGTCCTTCTGTTTGCTTGTGTAACTCAATGAATCAGACTCTTTCTCAAATGCACTCATTCTTAGCGGTTCCATTTCATTGTTTGCATGAGTTGAGCCTTTCTCCCTTCTTGAGACTGATTCATCCGGCTGGATGCGGACATATCTTGGATTCGCATCATAAGGCAGAGGTCTTGGAG contains the following coding sequences:
- the LOC140985563 gene encoding E3 ubiquitin-protein ligase At3g02290-like, whose translation is MGAVCCCWRDEWEDFANLNSSVYRNCVCLRCFVQNFLLVYESIFHRGGHALPSSSQGTTSFSSTEALDDSLADMYHAPPRPLPYDANPRYVRIQPDESVSRREKGSTHANNEMEPLRMSAFEKESDSLSYTSKQKDFTCDEGSKEYHSKSPIKLSTVKTMTGFAHIYPSSEDEDVCPTCLEEYTAENPKILTKCSHHFHLGCIYEWMERSNTCPVCCKVMAFDETT